In Sander vitreus isolate 19-12246 chromosome 4, sanVit1, whole genome shotgun sequence, the genomic stretch CTGACATTTTCATATCAAATCACTTCACTGTGATTtatcttttaatttgtttttgtgatcaacgAATGAAGCAATGGAATCAATCTTTGAATCTTTAAAGTTCATGTATTACTGCAGATTTTGCAAACATCTCATGAAAGGGTTCGCTCTACAGTTACTGATGATGGTATGCATATACGTTTAAAATTCTGGTGTACATTTGAGAAACATGGGTTATTAAATACATGCATCCTGTGGACTGGCTGATGTGTTTGCAACCTGCTTGGATTGTCCTTGTTCTGTCATAACCTGCATAATccactctttctgtctctttttctgaaGAGCATCTCTGCTTAATCGTAAACTTAAATATTGTATTATTCCTGTGGACAGGCATACTGTTtacacaaaagaaataaaacatggatATTTGTTACTACAATGTTATGCCGTCATATGGTTCTTTGAATGAATAATGGTCGTCTTATCGGTAAAAAGTGGTACACATAGACCCTCTGCTGGTTCTCTTTAGTATTACACCATCCCTTAAATAACGCTATCAGCCCTCTATTTTGAACTACAATACCACTACAAACATGTAGCCAGTGGCAAGGTTTGGGCGGATGAGGGGAAGAGTTTTAACAAGAGTTTTTAGGTGTCAGACAGGAAAATATTTCATGGCATTTACTGTATCTCTAAGCAGCGTATAATATGCACACATAAGTGTGCAcacttactgtaaatacaatacATGCTTTTAAGTTTTGTCCTTTAATTCTCTCAGGAAActgaatttattttattcaaagaTGGACTACTGACTGGGCAGCTCTCGCCCAGCCTTCACTGTGTGGAAATTAGTTTAATTAAAGAatatacattaaaatgtaaagggGTTTATGGTGCCACCATTTTGAGCCCTGTTTCAAAATCTGTTTTTGATACTTTActatttcagtttgttttatgCTCATGTGGTGCACCGAAGCAGTTCTactgaatacattttctttgttttttttctttttaagccaTCTGTATGTTTGTGGTTCATTTGTCAACATATGGCTAAGCAGAGGCTTTATTTCCATAATCAGCTACCCAACTGTTTCTTGATGGATAAATTATGACCTTATTATGATCTGGCCACAGTAACTTTTAATACCAGTCATAACACCAGTTCATTACTGCCTGCAGGGAaatgctatttgcatttggaccCCTCAAGCCAGGTGAAAACTTGAACTCAGCTATTGTTCAGGGATCAGCAGGGCAAATGCTTACTGACACAAGGGCTTGGCCTCTGGGATTATCATGCCTTTCACCATTTTGAATGTCTGTGATGACTAATTATTGTGCAAACAGTGTAATCCATCCATCAAAAAATGGACTTTAATGCCTTTACAAATACACCATATTGGCctatttatgttgtgtttattgtAATAACTCTAACTCTTCTTTGCCAGgtttttttgaaaaacaagTTTCAATCTCAGTGTCATTTACCTGGTTAAAATAAggctaaatgttgttttgtaaatatatattgttttttttaatcttctgttagtatatttttagattttgtgtttgtgcctATTTCATGcttatttatttgcttttagTGAGTTTCTTTATTCTACaggctgtaacatttttttatatatcagcAGCTTTATACCACTCATCACATGGCATTTACTAAAATTTACATACAAATAGAAAAATTATAAATTTCCCAgggattctttaaaaaaaaaatatttacgtATCCAACTGGAAATATGAAGATTGcggcctttttttcttcttctcctctttgtGTCATTCCCTCTCCAGGTTTCAGATGCTTGTTTGCAAAACAGCTAAACACAAGCTGCTGTTTGCAGTAACAGTATCTGTTACTGCTGACACTGTCCCATATTTGACATTGTAAAAGAGAGAAACTTGATCATCTAGCTctcagtgggtgtgtgtgtgtaatgccgCATCCTGGTTTGTATGTAGCACAAGAAGGAGGAGCTgacaattctttttttgtataattaagtACCCTCAAGGCATGGTTGTATGAATTATCTGGTAGTGTGTTCACAGATGAGATGGCACCAAAGCTCTTTTGTGTCTACAATACTTCTTGTTGATAGGAAATACTTCAATTCAAAGGTATCAGCTCTTCCTTTCAGGAACTGAAAGCTCTCTGATTTATTGCAGATATGAGATGTCAAGGTGAGATTTCACTTTATTTCAAAAACAGTTAGTTTTGGTTGTATGTCTGCCAAACTTCATACTGTATCTATTCTTTGTGGTTGACAGCTGTTTTGCGCCTTGCTGTTACAATTGTCGTCCTCATAACCTGGCTAATCGCCATCAAATCATTCGATGTACAGGAGAAAGCAAGACATATTCTTGGTGAGCTCATTTCTACTTATTACATCATAACTCCTGAGCTACCTCTTCTAACTCTAACTATTTGCCACAACTTAATTCTTTTATTTCAGGGTTTAATGTCATAGATCAAATCACACTGAAATCCAAAACAGGTAAATTAAATCATGACAGAAGTCATCTTTCTAACATTACATGACTtccacatttactgtatgtgtgacttCCTGCCAGATCAGAAGTACTTTTCTATCTGCAATTTCAGCTACAACAACACCTGAGCCAAAATGCAGCCTCTCCAGAGTCTGTCCACCTGACCATTTTGCTTTACACATCAGCAGTGGAGCAGCTGATGTTGTTGGACCAAAGATCTGTTTTGATggtaaaatgtgtgtatttgataTGGTAGTACCTGAATTGGACGgaactgtgtgtgactgtgcgaAACTCACCCTTATTGGTATCTCAACAGCATTATGAGCCATGTGTTGAATAATGTGGGACCGGGACTGAACATTGTGGTGCTAAACGGTGAGTAAACATGCTCTCTGACAGATGTTTAGTAGTGTACTGTTAGTCATTTAAATTTTCTGTTAAAGATTCTAATTGTTAACAGTTTTGAACTTGGATACAGCAGCTGTTAGAACAATCTCACCTAAAGGTCCATTAATTAGCCGTTCTGGAGCTTTCGATCATATGACATGATCTTCATCAGCAGGTGAAATGGGGGAAATGTACTTAACGTGCTCATAAAAAGGAACATTTTAACCTCTTGACTTTGATAACAATTGAAAAACTCAATCTTTTTGGTCAGTTGTTGATAACCAAAtgttatgttgtttgttgttgttttttccccacctCAGGTGAAAATGGAATCATTGAAAAATGTGGCTACCTTAATATGAAAATTGGAAGTAAGAGCTTTTTTAATCTTGTTTTCAATGTAAAGGTTTATTGAAACCTTAACatgatgttgctgttgtttattgttgtttttaattactcTAACAAAAGACCCAGAAGACATCCTGGCGTACCTGAAGGCGATAAAACCTGGAATGATTGTCTTAGTGGCCTCGTTTGATGATGTGGCAACAAAGTAAGTCCAAATCTCAATGATTCAACAGCAACAATGATTTTGTATCACACAGCATGACCCCTTTTTACTACTCTGTGGCAGAATGACAAAAGAAATGATGGAGGTGTTCGTCGGAATGGGAAGCACTTTGATCAAGTCTGTAAAACACAGAGATAATTGGGTGTTTGCTGGAAGAGCAGGGACAGAAAACAGAAGCCTCTTTGAGAAGGTGAGTGAGCCTGTTCTATTTGTGTCAGAAAAGACCATCTATTTTAAAATACGCTAAAAGTTAAAAAGCAAAATAATTGATGGCAATACAAATGTCTTCTTCCCTGTTCACCTGTCAGCATGCTGTTAATGATGAGAAAGCCAACATTTATGAAAGATGGCCGGAGATGGTGGAGGTGGGCGGCTGTTTACCAAGGACCCAAAGTGATGGACATAAACCTTAAAAGAAGTTTGTGATGAAGAGGAGAATACAACTTATTTAAGACTTCTCTGGAAAAGTGACGACAGTCTCAATAGTTTTACACTCTTTCTGAAACTCAGAACTTATCTTCTTGGACTTAATATTTATCTAAAATGATATGTCTATGTTACTCTACTTTGTAGTTTTACTACTGCTGTCTGTTCATCCTGGAAGATGGTTCCTTCTTCTGTTGCTCTTCCTAAAATGTCCTTGAGTTTTTCTTCATCCCAAATCAAGGGTTTAAGGATTTTTTACAGAATGTAAAGACGTCTGAGGCAAGTTTGTCATTTGTGATtctgggctatataaataaaattgactggACCGGGCTAGTGCTGTTAATAGTAGCctaatagaaaatgtaaaaacaacgtTTAAAGAATTGAAATAAATGGAAACATTTGACACATTGACTTAGGCAACTATTGTTGCTGGACTATGGAATATGTCAACGGTTTTGTCCCTCGGGGATAAAACCAACAATATTCTGCTTCCAGGTAGGTGGAGGATCATGTATCATTTAATTATCATTGAAGACCATATGCTCAAGTGTTTGCGATCTGCCCTCTTTTATCTCatatttctcacttttttctttactttccaTTTGTAGCACATTTGTTGGATATTATTTCATTTCAGTACCAGAAGTACTCAAAACCTTTACCTTAGTAAAAGCACAGATAAAACCGTGTAAAAACACTCTGTTGCAAGTAttactcctgcattcaaaatcctacttaagtaaaaatactgaAGTATTTACAGTTCAGTAGTTCAGTTTACTGGTTTGGGTTGGGCCCCCTCCAAAGAGTCACAAGagttttttgcactttttaacaaagcttttgttttttttgtgaaatatttgatCATTTGACATCTCTGGGTCTTGAGCAGTGACtgtaaacgcaacacttttATAAGGGGTCACAAagcaaaaaggttgggaaccaacCACCTTTTTTAACAACGCAGTGTACTTTATATGTAGTACTTGAGTGTATGTACTTAGTTACCTTCTACCACTGCTGTGCACTAAATATTATTCCAGCACTTTTGGCCTGTTCTCCAGAGTATGCCTTCCACTTGGTTGCTGCTTCCCTGGGAGAATCATTGGTCCAAACACAGAACAGTTCCCTCACTCTGGTGTTCTTGGCtgctggaggagagagagagagagagagagagagagagagagggtaacCTCAAATTATTATTGCAACTCTGTCCACTGTGAGCCCAGgaggtgtttgtgtgcagaaacTAAAGCTGGATTCATACTGAGGACATGGGAGTCACCCATGGAAAGAAGGTAAATTGGTTGATTTGTATTCTTCTGTATTTCTCTGTGATGCATAACACAAGTAGCATTAAGATAACCCAGCAGAAGCATCTATGTAGCAAAAATACTTTATTGGCATGCATTGTGTGTTTGAGAATGAGTTAAGAGACTGGAAGAGAATAAAAAACCCAACTGTTGCAGGGTGTGTTCTGTGTCATAAGTGATAAATACAGTGTCTATTCTTGATCACATTTAAGCTTTTGTTTTGGCAGAACTTTATAGTTTTCAGTGTTTGTCTGTCACTGTTATctctacctttttatttttcaactacAGCTGAAGTGCTTGAACCAAACACAGGTCTTTATCCAATGAATAATCCTTGCCAGGAGAGTGTTTACCCCGTCATATCCAATTAATTCTTTTCCACACAATATCCACTGTCTGAGCTTGAGCCAAACAGCATGACTCTTCCCTCATCAACCAAACCGCATCCAGCAGCAGAGCCGTCATTAAAATACCTCTCTAGattgtactttgtccacagtcTGATGATTTACTGTCATTTTGTTTAAACTTTACTTGGTTTAAATATTGAATGCAGGTCTTTGAAGACATTACGCGATGCTACTACATTTGTTTTGGGTCTGTATATGCCCAGACATGATGCAGCTGAATTGCAACTAATGCCAAGGCTAtacaacaaacattatgtaacatTGATCAATGTAACTGTAACTGATGGTGCTCAGAGCAAAAGTATAGTCTGCcacatttttttctaaatgcaAGTGTTcatcaaacaacaaaatcagAAAGAATCACTTCATGCAGCAGTCCAGTCTGAGTCCCACGGTGGGAATAATTCCTGTCTCAACTATTAATTCTGCTCAAACTCCAGCAAATGAGAATCTCAGTGGGaatcaaaatgtgttttgtttgatcCTTGTCATTAATGAGGTGGCAGCCCTCTACCTCACCAGTAAGGGCACTCGCTTCACTGGACAGCTGACACTTCATTTGTCTGTCAGCATCATAATACTGCTTTGTGTTGCTTGCTGCCATTTGCCAGAAACTGCGTTGGTGACCCGACTGAGAGATTTATATGGAGTGCTATTGTGTGTCACCATGTGTGTCACACTACTCCTACACActtatattttgaaaataaaacagtataGATAGTGATAAGTTGGTTATAGCTATGAgatatattctattctatttgaCATGTCAATGACTTTTTCTGTTGACAGAGAGATCTCCAACATTCTACAGAGACACACCTGAACGGGTCTGGTGAGAAATGTATCTATCGTTATAATCCTAACAAGGCGGGGGGTAAGCTGTTTgacagtttttgtgtgttttgtgtgactCAGGAAAGAAACTGTGCAGAGGTAGCACATGTGGTCACAGTTGTATTTGCTGCAGAAGCATTGTCATTGATTCTGTCATTAAAGAGTAAAGGGTCAGCCAGAATTTGTTAAGTCAATTGACTGTTATGTACCTGTCAATAAACCATTTGCCTGTGACATTCAACATTCAagtctgtaaaatgtgttttaaagcacgactttgttttaaaggaagaaaaaaTCACAATCTTTCTTTTACAGATTAATAGATGAATCCAtaagcaacaaaacacacaccctTGTGAATTTAAAAACACTCACAGGGGTTGTTGCTACAGCATTACTTGGT encodes the following:
- the LOC144516258 gene encoding protein FAM3C, producing MRCQAVLRLAVTIVVLITWLIAIKSFDVQEKARHILGFNVIDQITLKSKTATTTPEPKCSLSRVCPPDHFALHISSGAADVVGPKICFDGKIIMSHVLNNVGPGLNIVVLNGENGIIEKCGYLNMKIGNPEDILAYLKAIKPGMIVLVASFDDVATKMTKEMMEVFVGMGSTLIKSVKHRDNWVFAGRAGTENRSLFEKHAVNDEKANIYERWPEMVEVGGCLPRTQSDGHKP